A window from uncultured Desulfovibrio sp. encodes these proteins:
- the argH gene encoding argininosuccinate lyase — translation MSTNQSWGGRFAEGPREAVAAYTDSQTYDRALYAQDIRASQAHAHMLGRQGVITPQEAQILVDGLDAVKKEIEDGSFVWKPALEDVHMNIEARLTEIVGDTGKKLHTGRSRNDQVGLTFRLFVNDRLAAWQKAAEHLVATLVRRADGHQADILPGCTHLQPAQPVSLAHHLLAYAWMFARDVDRLDDVRKRVRISPLGCAALAGTTYPLDPQSVAQEVGFERIYGNSMDGVSDRDFVLESLFAASCIMAHLSRLCEEIILWANPSFGFVSLSDGYSTGSSIMPQKKNPDVAELMRGKTGRVYGALMAMLTVVKGLPLTYNRDLQEDKEGFLDTDRTVESSLALMAGMLDETTFRTDRMRAACARGFLNATELADYLVGKGLPFREAHHVTGHAVALAEKEGKGLEDLSLEQLRALDARIGEDVYAVLDYDAAVRRRETPAGTGPRSVARQLEQLRQWLKDRE, via the coding sequence ATGAGCACCAACCAGAGCTGGGGCGGCCGCTTTGCCGAAGGCCCCAGAGAGGCCGTGGCCGCCTATACCGATTCTCAGACCTATGACCGCGCTCTCTATGCGCAGGACATCCGCGCCTCGCAGGCCCATGCCCACATGCTGGGCCGCCAGGGGGTCATCACCCCGCAGGAAGCCCAGATACTGGTGGACGGGCTGGATGCCGTGAAAAAGGAAATAGAAGACGGCTCCTTTGTCTGGAAACCCGCGCTGGAAGATGTGCACATGAATATCGAAGCCCGCCTTACCGAAATTGTGGGAGATACGGGCAAGAAGCTGCATACCGGCCGCAGCCGCAATGACCAGGTGGGCCTGACCTTCCGCCTTTTTGTCAATGACCGTCTGGCCGCCTGGCAGAAGGCCGCCGAACATCTGGTGGCAACGCTGGTGCGCCGTGCCGACGGGCACCAGGCCGATATTCTGCCCGGCTGCACCCATCTGCAACCGGCCCAGCCCGTGAGCCTGGCCCATCACCTGCTGGCCTATGCCTGGATGTTCGCCCGCGATGTGGACCGGCTTGACGACGTGCGCAAACGGGTGCGCATCTCGCCCCTGGGCTGCGCTGCCCTGGCCGGCACCACCTATCCCCTCGACCCGCAGAGCGTGGCCCAGGAAGTGGGCTTTGAACGCATCTACGGCAATTCCATGGACGGCGTTTCCGACAGGGATTTCGTGCTGGAATCGCTCTTTGCCGCCTCCTGCATCATGGCTCATCTGTCGCGCCTGTGTGAGGAAATCATCCTCTGGGCCAATCCGTCCTTTGGTTTCGTGAGCCTGTCCGACGGCTATTCCACCGGCTCCTCCATCATGCCGCAGAAGAAAAATCCCGATGTGGCCGAACTCATGCGTGGCAAGACCGGCCGCGTCTATGGCGCGCTCATGGCCATGCTCACCGTTGTCAAGGGCCTGCCCCTGACCTACAACCGGGACCTGCAGGAAGACAAGGAAGGGTTCCTGGATACGGACCGCACGGTGGAATCCTCCCTTGCCCTCATGGCCGGCATGCTTGACGAAACCACCTTCCGCACCGATCGCATGCGCGCTGCCTGCGCCCGGGGCTTCCTCAATGCCACGGAACTGGCCGACTATCTGGTGGGCAAGGGCCTGCCCTTCCGCGAGGCCCACCATGTGACCGGCCATGCCGTAGCCCTGGCCGAAAAGGAAGGCAAGGGCCTGGAAGACCTGTCCCTGGAACAGCTGCGCGCCCTTGACGCGCGCATCGGGGAAGACGTCTACGCCGTTCTGGATTATGACGCCGCCGTGCGCCGCCGCGAGACGCCGGCGGGAACCGGCCCCCGCTCCGTGGCCCGGCAGCTGGAGCAGCTGCGCCAGTGGCTGAAGGACCGGGAGTAG
- a CDS encoding APC family permease, with the protein MGEFANKNELMNEVREELAKTLGPTEVLALALGAIVGWGCFMLPGITFLPNAGPIGTVIAFFVGALFQCVVALTYSFLIKPYPVAGGAFAYAYAGFGSKGAFICGWALVLSYICVIAANATAIILLVRFLFGSSIQFGYLYTVLDWDIYLSEVGYITVILIGFGYMNFRGVDAASTIQVFLAFALTIGVLVLAGGTAAADTASIENLKPFFAENRSPIACVMMVLALTPWLFVGFDTIPQTAEEFAFSPSKARDLMLLSIICGAIIYALVTLSVAGLIPYKELLAANHSWATGWVADQVFGRWGGVALAVPVLAGILTGMNGFFMATTRLLFSMGRSKFLPNFFSEVHPKYNTAWKSVVFITVLTLIVPWFGRPALDWIVSMSSIGTALAYLFTCLTARKYLEAHPELRESTWGKPVCIMGAMTSVICIGLLMVPSSPVAINVPNWCMLFAWVTLGAIFFIGKQQELLAIPHSTMRYLLFGKAEQEVLFDTMEDDEDIM; encoded by the coding sequence ATGGGGGAATTCGCCAACAAGAACGAACTGATGAATGAAGTTCGTGAAGAACTTGCCAAGACCCTTGGCCCCACCGAAGTTCTGGCTCTCGCCCTTGGTGCCATTGTGGGCTGGGGCTGCTTCATGCTGCCCGGCATCACCTTTCTGCCCAATGCGGGACCCATCGGCACCGTCATCGCCTTTTTCGTCGGCGCACTGTTCCAGTGCGTCGTGGCGCTGACCTACAGCTTTCTTATCAAACCCTATCCTGTGGCCGGTGGCGCCTTTGCCTACGCCTATGCCGGCTTCGGCTCCAAGGGCGCCTTCATCTGCGGCTGGGCACTGGTGCTGAGCTATATCTGCGTCATTGCCGCCAATGCCACGGCCATCATCCTGCTGGTCCGCTTTCTCTTCGGATCAAGCATACAGTTCGGCTACCTGTATACCGTGCTTGACTGGGACATCTACCTCAGCGAGGTAGGCTACATCACCGTCATTCTCATCGGCTTCGGCTACATGAACTTCCGTGGCGTGGACGCCGCCAGCACCATCCAGGTATTTCTGGCCTTTGCCCTGACCATCGGCGTGCTGGTGTTGGCAGGCGGCACGGCTGCCGCCGATACGGCCAGCATCGAAAACCTCAAGCCGTTCTTTGCGGAAAACCGTTCGCCCATTGCCTGTGTCATGATGGTCCTGGCCCTGACGCCATGGCTGTTCGTGGGCTTTGACACCATCCCGCAGACAGCGGAAGAATTTGCTTTTTCGCCCAGTAAGGCCCGCGACCTCATGCTGCTGTCCATCATCTGCGGCGCCATCATCTATGCCCTGGTCACCCTGTCCGTGGCCGGTCTCATTCCCTACAAGGAACTGCTGGCCGCCAACCACTCCTGGGCTACCGGCTGGGTGGCCGACCAGGTCTTCGGACGCTGGGGCGGCGTGGCCCTGGCCGTGCCGGTGCTGGCCGGCATCCTTACCGGCATGAACGGCTTTTTCATGGCCACCACCCGCCTGCTCTTCAGCATGGGGCGCAGCAAGTTTTTGCCGAACTTCTTCTCCGAAGTGCACCCCAAGTACAATACGGCCTGGAAGAGCGTGGTCTTCATCACGGTGCTGACGCTCATCGTGCCCTGGTTCGGCCGCCCCGCCCTGGACTGGATCGTGTCCATGTCCTCCATTGGCACGGCCCTGGCCTACCTTTTCACCTGCCTCACCGCGCGCAAGTATCTTGAGGCCCATCCCGAACTGCGCGAATCCACCTGGGGCAAGCCGGTCTGCATCATGGGCGCCATGACCTCCGTCATCTGCATCGGCCTGCTCATGGTGCCCAGCTCCCCCGTTGCCATCAATGTCCCCAACTGGTGCATGCTCTTTGCCTGGGTGACCCTGGGCGCCATTTTCTTCATCGGCAAGCAGCAGGAACTGCTGGCCATCCCGCATTCGACCATGCGCTATCTGCTCTTTGGCAAGGCTGAGCAGGAAGTGCTCTTTGATACCATGGAGGATGATGAGGACATCATGTAG
- a CDS encoding glycine zipper domain-containing protein, whose protein sequence is MKKLFAGALLVVMCVGGFGCTNMSRTQQGVASGAALGALGGAGVAAISGGSAGWGALAGAGVGALAGGIVGNSQERRSHHW, encoded by the coding sequence ATGAAAAAGCTGTTTGCGGGCGCCCTGCTCGTCGTCATGTGTGTTGGTGGCTTTGGCTGCACCAATATGAGCCGTACCCAGCAGGGTGTGGCCAGCGGTGCGGCCCTTGGTGCGCTTGGCGGCGCCGGTGTGGCGGCCATTTCCGGCGGCTCCGCCGGCTGGGGCGCACTGGCCGGCGCCGGTGTGGGTGCGCTGGCCGGCGGCATTGTTGGTAACAGCCAGGAACGCCGTTCTCATCACTGGTAA
- a CDS encoding transporter substrate-binding domain-containing protein: MRLLLSIILAFLLTIVQVYIGLETFFPSVFQEKTRVVDELIADKKPIINKLTPEEQAWITSHGPVSVGVDPYFYPIETFDGRGQYSGLGGDYMRLLHHLTGITFVPLRLSDWAQTELHAQARVVDVYMAAAQTARRSEYMLFTEPYINEPGVIMARRDSGFMDISMADLHDKRVAVVAAYAWHDFLLEHHPEVVVCPYPTTVDALKAVVNGEADAIVDYEFNLKEKIHTAGILQIEAVGSVESSYGHAIAVRKDWPVLFNILKKAMDTIEPEERQALANYWMNTESDISAPDTHLQWLFFFFTEIILLGFAFHTWWRISVMKATRAAIQDIRETNRARAAREQQQAS, encoded by the coding sequence ATGCGCCTGCTTCTCTCGATTATTCTGGCCTTTCTCCTGACCATTGTTCAGGTATATATCGGTCTTGAAACCTTTTTTCCGTCTGTCTTTCAGGAAAAGACCCGTGTTGTGGATGAGCTGATTGCGGACAAGAAACCCATCATCAACAAGCTGACCCCCGAAGAACAGGCCTGGATCACCAGCCACGGTCCGGTTTCCGTTGGGGTTGACCCCTATTTCTACCCCATCGAAACCTTTGATGGCCGCGGGCAGTATTCCGGCCTTGGCGGGGACTACATGCGGCTGCTGCATCACCTGACCGGTATCACCTTCGTGCCCCTGCGCCTCAGCGACTGGGCACAGACCGAGCTGCATGCCCAGGCCCGCGTGGTGGATGTGTACATGGCCGCCGCCCAGACGGCCCGGCGCAGCGAATACATGCTCTTTACCGAGCCGTATATCAACGAACCCGGCGTCATCATGGCCCGGCGCGATTCCGGCTTCATGGACATCAGCATGGCCGACCTGCACGACAAGCGGGTAGCCGTGGTGGCCGCCTATGCCTGGCATGACTTCTTGCTGGAACATCACCCCGAAGTGGTGGTCTGCCCCTACCCCACCACCGTGGATGCCCTCAAGGCCGTGGTCAATGGCGAGGCTGACGCCATCGTGGACTATGAATTCAACCTGAAGGAAAAGATTCATACGGCCGGCATCCTGCAAATCGAGGCCGTGGGCAGCGTGGAATCCAGCTACGGGCATGCCATTGCCGTGCGCAAGGACTGGCCCGTTCTCTTCAATATTCTGAAGAAGGCCATGGATACCATCGAACCGGAAGAACGCCAGGCCCTTGCCAACTACTGGATGAATACGGAAAGCGACATCAGCGCGCCTGACACACATCTGCAGTGGCTGTTCTTCTTCTTTACGGAAATCATCCTGCTGGGCTTTGCCTTCCATACCTGGTGGCGTATCTCCGTCATGAAGGCCACCCGTGCCGCCATTCAGGACATCCGGGAAACCAATCGCGCCCGGGCCGCCAGAGAACAGCAGCAGGCCTCCTGA
- the carB gene encoding carbamoyl-phosphate synthase large subunit — translation MPKRTDLHKIMVIGAGPIIIGQGCEFDYSGSQAVKALKEEGYQVVLVNSNPATIMTDPHMADATYVEPIERNTLAAIIRKERPDALLPTLGGQTALNAALGLARSGILAEYGVELIGANAEVIEKAESREQFRQAMENIGLTVPASGIARNMDDVRRLGDILPFPLIVRPAFTLGGTGGGVAYNMSDLEEVAARGLAASPTSEVMIEQSVLGWKEFEMEVVRDKKDNCVIVCSIENFDAMGVHTGDSITVAPAQTLTDVEYQKMRDASLAIMREIGVETGGSNVQFGINPRNGDMVVIEMNPRVSRSSALASKATGFPIAKIAAKLAVGYTLDELRNDITRETAASFEPAIDYCVVKIPRFTFEKFPGAKDELTTSMKSVGEAMSIGRTFKEALQKGLRSMEIGASGLGFNFRAELPDRETILQGLRTPHSRRIFDLRRAMLAGISEEEIYEASSIDPWFLRQLRDIVDMENRIRDFGLANDMTPANADLAPLLREAKEYGFSDRQLAEMWKRPETDIRRLRKELGIIPTFYLVDTCAAEFEAYTPYYYSTYERGQEVESRDCRKVVILGGGPNRIGQGIEFDYCCCHASFALRDAGVMAIMVNSNPETVSTDYDTSDRLYFEPLTFEDVMNIIEKEKPEGVIVQFGGQTPLNLAVPLMRAGVPILGTSPDAIDRAEDRERFQALIEKLGLLQPDNGTAMSLEDALAVAERITYPVVVRPSYVLGGRAMAVVYDKEELSEYFAEQVPEKPEHPILIDKFLEHAVEVDVDALSDGSDVYVAGIMEHIEEAGIHSGDSACVLPPFSLSYDHVALIAAQAEALARELKVVGLMNIQFAVKGDDVYILEVNPRASRTAPFVSKATGVPLPYLATQIMLGKTLEELDPWSMLRGGFTCVKEAVLPFQRFPGVDIILGPEMHSTGEVMGMGTNFPDAFMKSQLGAGQSLPQSGNVFLSVNDRDKPLLPEVAAMFAELGFHLLATRGTAKLLREHGLEVEEVRKVYEGRPHIVDRIVNHEIALVVNTASGKNTARDSKSIRHAAVTYGVPYCTTVAGAKATAIAIGKKSDGMHVESLQEYYAREVRR, via the coding sequence ATGCCCAAACGCACGGATTTACACAAGATTATGGTTATAGGGGCCGGGCCGATCATCATCGGCCAGGGGTGCGAGTTTGACTATTCCGGCTCGCAGGCAGTCAAGGCCCTGAAGGAAGAGGGGTATCAGGTCGTGCTGGTGAACTCCAATCCTGCCACCATCATGACCGACCCCCACATGGCCGATGCCACCTACGTGGAACCCATTGAGCGCAACACGCTTGCGGCCATCATCCGCAAGGAACGCCCCGATGCCCTCCTGCCCACCCTTGGCGGACAGACGGCCCTCAACGCCGCTCTCGGCCTTGCCCGGAGCGGCATTTTGGCGGAATACGGGGTGGAACTCATCGGCGCCAATGCCGAAGTCATCGAAAAGGCCGAAAGCCGCGAACAGTTCCGCCAGGCCATGGAAAACATCGGCCTTACCGTGCCGGCCAGCGGCATTGCCCGCAATATGGATGATGTCCGCCGCCTGGGGGACATCCTGCCCTTCCCCCTCATTGTACGGCCGGCCTTCACCCTGGGCGGCACCGGCGGTGGCGTGGCCTACAATATGTCCGATCTGGAAGAGGTGGCTGCCCGCGGTCTGGCGGCCAGCCCCACCTCGGAAGTCATGATCGAGCAGAGCGTGCTGGGCTGGAAGGAATTCGAAATGGAAGTGGTGCGCGACAAGAAGGACAATTGCGTCATTGTCTGCTCCATTGAAAATTTCGATGCCATGGGGGTGCATACGGGAGACTCCATCACCGTGGCGCCGGCACAGACCCTCACCGATGTGGAATACCAGAAGATGCGCGATGCCTCCCTGGCCATCATGCGCGAAATCGGGGTGGAAACCGGCGGCAGCAACGTGCAGTTCGGCATCAATCCCCGCAATGGCGACATGGTGGTCATCGAGATGAACCCCCGCGTGTCCCGCTCGTCGGCGCTGGCGTCCAAGGCCACGGGCTTTCCCATTGCCAAGATCGCGGCCAAGCTGGCCGTGGGCTACACCCTGGATGAACTGCGCAACGACATTACCCGCGAGACGGCGGCCAGCTTCGAGCCGGCCATCGACTACTGCGTGGTCAAGATTCCGCGCTTTACCTTTGAAAAGTTCCCCGGTGCCAAGGATGAGCTGACCACGTCCATGAAGAGCGTGGGCGAGGCCATGAGCATTGGCCGCACCTTCAAGGAAGCGCTGCAGAAGGGCCTGCGCTCCATGGAAATCGGCGCGTCCGGTCTGGGCTTCAATTTCCGTGCCGAGCTGCCGGATCGTGAAACCATTCTGCAGGGGCTGCGCACGCCCCATTCGCGCCGCATCTTTGATCTGCGCCGCGCCATGCTGGCCGGCATCAGCGAGGAAGAAATCTACGAGGCGTCGTCCATCGACCCCTGGTTCCTGCGCCAGCTGCGCGACATCGTGGACATGGAAAACCGCATCCGCGACTTTGGCCTGGCCAATGACATGACCCCGGCCAATGCCGATCTGGCCCCGCTGCTGCGCGAAGCCAAGGAATACGGCTTTTCCGACCGTCAGCTGGCCGAAATGTGGAAACGCCCGGAAACGGACATCCGCCGCCTGCGCAAGGAGCTGGGCATCATCCCCACCTTCTATCTGGTGGATACCTGCGCGGCGGAATTCGAAGCCTATACCCCCTATTACTACTCCACCTACGAGCGCGGACAGGAAGTGGAAAGCCGCGACTGCCGCAAGGTGGTCATTCTGGGCGGCGGCCCCAACCGCATCGGTCAGGGCATCGAATTCGACTACTGCTGCTGCCATGCCTCCTTTGCCCTGCGTGACGCCGGCGTCATGGCCATCATGGTCAATTCCAATCCCGAAACCGTGTCCACGGACTATGACACCTCGGACCGGCTCTATTTCGAGCCGCTGACCTTTGAAGATGTGATGAACATCATCGAAAAGGAAAAGCCCGAGGGCGTCATCGTGCAGTTCGGCGGGCAGACGCCGCTCAATCTGGCCGTGCCGCTCATGCGTGCCGGGGTGCCCATTCTTGGCACGTCCCCGGATGCCATCGACCGCGCCGAGGACCGGGAGCGCTTCCAGGCCCTCATCGAAAAGCTGGGGCTGCTCCAGCCGGACAACGGCACGGCCATGAGCCTGGAAGACGCCCTGGCCGTGGCCGAACGCATCACCTATCCCGTGGTGGTGCGCCCCAGCTACGTGCTGGGCGGCCGTGCCATGGCCGTGGTCTATGACAAGGAAGAGCTGAGCGAATACTTTGCGGAGCAGGTGCCCGAAAAGCCGGAACATCCCATCCTCATCGACAAGTTCCTGGAACATGCCGTGGAAGTGGATGTGGACGCCCTGTCCGACGGCAGCGACGTTTATGTGGCCGGCATCATGGAGCACATCGAGGAGGCGGGCATCCATTCGGGCGACTCGGCCTGCGTGCTGCCGCCCTTCTCCCTGTCCTATGATCATGTGGCCCTCATTGCTGCGCAGGCCGAGGCCCTGGCCCGCGAACTCAAGGTGGTGGGCCTCATGAACATCCAGTTTGCCGTCAAGGGCGATGATGTCTACATCCTGGAAGTGAACCCCCGCGCCTCGCGCACGGCGCCCTTTGTGTCCAAGGCCACCGGCGTGCCGCTGCCCTATCTGGCCACGCAGATCATGCTGGGCAAGACCCTGGAGGAACTGGACCCCTGGAGCATGCTGCGCGGCGGCTTTACCTGCGTCAAGGAAGCGGTGCTGCCCTTCCAGCGCTTCCCCGGCGTGGACATCATCCTCGGCCCTGAAATGCACTCCACCGGCGAGGTCATGGGCATGGGCACCAACTTCCCCGATGCCTTCATGAAAAGCCAGCTTGGCGCGGGCCAGTCCCTGCCGCAGAGCGGCAACGTCTTCCTGTCGGTCAATGATCGCGACAAGCCCCTGCTGCCCGAGGTGGCGGCCATGTTTGCGGAGCTGGGCTTCCACCTGCTGGCCACGCGCGGCACGGCCAAGCTGCTGCGCGAACACGGGCTGGAGGTGGAAGAGGTGCGCAAGGTCTATGAAGGACGGCCGCACATCGTGGATCGTATCGTCAATCATGAGATTGCCCTGGTGGTCAATACCGCCTCGGGCAAGAACACGGCCCGCGATTCCAAGTCCATCCGCCATGCGGCGGTGACCTATGGGGTGCCGTACTGCACCACGGTGGCCGGCGCCAAGGCCACGGCCATTGCCATTGGCAAGAAGAGCGATGGCATGCACGTGGAAAGCCTGCAGGAATACTACGCCCGCGAAGTGCGGAGGTAA
- the carA gene encoding glutamine-hydrolyzing carbamoyl-phosphate synthase small subunit yields the protein MKALLVLEDGFCLEGKSFTGEFETGGEVIFNTGMTGYQEVLTDPSYYGQMVCMTYPLIGNYGINPQDMESPRIHLRALLVKECCKQPSNWRATKSLPAFLKQWGVPGLEGIDTRALTRHLRINGAMRGIISTRDLDPVSLQAKARALPSMEGQNLVPYVCARKPYVLNGDHTEEVSFNSRGAYAWKGTGIPLLVYDFGVKWNILRLLAQAGFEVVAVPPTFTVEQAKASGARAIFLSNGPGDPATLQGEIEIIRGLVQEFPVTGICLGHQLLGHALGGTTAKLKFGHHGCNHPVKDLTTGRIEISSQNHGFHVVLDGVEDVEVTHINLNDQTLEGMRHKTLPVMSVQYHPEAAAGPHDGRYLFDRFFQMASAATKD from the coding sequence ATGAAAGCGTTACTTGTGCTCGAAGACGGCTTCTGCCTGGAAGGCAAGTCCTTTACCGGCGAGTTTGAAACCGGCGGTGAAGTGATTTTCAATACCGGCATGACCGGCTATCAGGAAGTTCTCACCGACCCGTCCTACTACGGGCAGATGGTCTGCATGACCTATCCGCTCATCGGCAATTATGGCATCAATCCGCAGGACATGGAGTCCCCGCGCATCCATTTGCGCGCGCTGCTGGTCAAGGAATGCTGCAAGCAGCCTTCCAACTGGCGTGCCACCAAGTCGCTGCCGGCCTTTCTCAAGCAATGGGGCGTGCCCGGTCTGGAAGGCATCGATACCCGCGCGCTGACCCGGCACCTGCGCATCAACGGGGCCATGCGGGGCATCATTTCCACCCGGGACCTTGATCCGGTCTCGTTGCAGGCCAAGGCCCGGGCGCTGCCCAGCATGGAAGGGCAGAACCTTGTGCCCTATGTCTGCGCCAGAAAGCCCTATGTCCTGAATGGTGACCATACGGAAGAGGTTTCCTTCAACAGTCGCGGGGCCTATGCCTGGAAAGGGACGGGCATTCCGCTGCTGGTCTATGACTTTGGCGTGAAATGGAACATTCTGCGCCTGCTGGCGCAGGCCGGTTTTGAGGTGGTGGCCGTGCCGCCCACCTTTACGGTGGAGCAGGCCAAAGCCAGCGGCGCCCGGGCCATCTTTCTGTCCAACGGCCCCGGCGACCCGGCAACTCTGCAAGGCGAAATCGAGATCATTCGCGGGCTTGTGCAGGAATTTCCCGTTACCGGCATCTGCCTCGGGCACCAGCTGCTCGGTCATGCCCTGGGGGGAACCACGGCCAAACTCAAGTTCGGGCATCATGGCTGCAACCATCCCGTCAAGGACCTGACCACCGGACGCATCGAAATCTCCTCGCAGAACCATGGCTTCCATGTGGTGCTTGATGGCGTGGAGGATGTGGAAGTGACCCATATCAACCTCAACGACCAGACCCTGGAAGGCATGCGCCACAAGACGCTGCCGGTCATGAGCGTGCAGTACCATCCCGAGGCCGCCGCCGGCCCCCATGATGGGCGTTACCTCTTTGACCGCTTTTTCCAGATGGCCAGCGCGGCTACTAAAGACTAG
- a CDS encoding argininosuccinate synthase, with protein sequence MSNKIKKVVLAYSGGLDTSVILKWLIETYHCEVITCTANLGQPEDLSGVEAKAYKTGASKAYVVDLREEMAANYVFPMMRGAARYENRYMLGTSIARPCITKALIDIARKEGADAISHGATGKGNDQVRFEFSAKALAPDIKVIAPWREWDLMSRTALNAFAEKHGIPISSAAKRYSMDANMLHTSFEGSELENPANAPHESCHERCVPVELAPNEPEIIEVGFEAGNPVSVNGEKLSPYNVIRVLAEKAGKHGIGRDDMVENRYVGMKCRGVYENPAGTLLFALHRDLEGICMDRELLAIRDQLSVPFSHAIYNGYWFSPEREAMQAFFDKSQETVTGTVKAKLYKGGVWPLCRTSPYSLFSEDLATFEGGNYDHKDAAGFIRLNSLRLGMYAAIKAKMGK encoded by the coding sequence ATGAGCAACAAAATCAAAAAAGTGGTGCTCGCCTATTCCGGCGGGCTGGATACTTCCGTTATCCTCAAATGGCTTATTGAAACCTACCACTGCGAGGTTATCACCTGCACGGCCAATCTCGGCCAGCCCGAAGACCTGAGCGGCGTGGAAGCCAAGGCCTACAAGACCGGCGCCAGCAAGGCCTATGTGGTGGACCTGCGCGAGGAAATGGCGGCCAACTACGTCTTTCCCATGATGCGCGGCGCGGCCCGCTACGAAAACCGCTACATGCTGGGCACCTCCATTGCCCGCCCCTGCATCACCAAGGCCCTCATCGACATTGCCCGCAAGGAAGGTGCCGACGCCATTTCCCACGGCGCCACCGGCAAGGGCAATGACCAGGTGCGCTTTGAATTCTCGGCCAAGGCCCTGGCCCCGGACATCAAGGTCATTGCGCCCTGGCGCGAATGGGACCTCATGTCCCGCACGGCGCTCAACGCCTTTGCCGAAAAGCACGGCATTCCCATTTCCTCCGCTGCCAAGCGCTACAGCATGGATGCCAACATGCTGCACACCAGCTTCGAAGGCAGCGAACTGGAAAATCCGGCCAATGCCCCGCACGAATCCTGCCATGAACGCTGCGTTCCCGTGGAGCTGGCCCCCAATGAGCCGGAAATCATCGAAGTGGGCTTCGAGGCCGGCAATCCCGTGTCCGTCAACGGCGAAAAGCTCTCGCCGTACAATGTCATCCGCGTGCTGGCCGAAAAGGCGGGCAAGCACGGCATCGGCCGGGACGACATGGTGGAAAACCGCTACGTGGGCATGAAGTGCCGCGGCGTGTACGAAAATCCCGCCGGCACCCTGCTGTTTGCCCTGCACCGCGACCTGGAAGGCATCTGCATGGACCGCGAGCTGCTGGCCATCCGTGACCAGCTGTCCGTGCCCTTCTCCCACGCCATCTACAACGGCTACTGGTTCTCCCCCGAACGCGAAGCCATGCAGGCCTTCTTCGACAAGTCGCAGGAAACCGTCACCGGTACGGTGAAGGCCAAGCTCTACAAGGGCGGCGTGTGGCCCCTGTGCCGCACCTCTCCCTACTCGCTCTTCTCCGAAGACCTGGCCACCTTCGAGGGCGGCAACTACGATCACAAGGATGCCGCCGGCTTCATCCGCCTCAACAGCCTGCGCCTCGGCATGTATGCCGCCATCAAGGCCAAGATGGGCAAGTAG